The Syntrophorhabdaceae bacterium DNA window CGGGAAATTTTATAAAAACATTGATGCTATTCTTAGACATATGTTTGTCAGGGTGGAAGATGATGAAAAGGGCCCTGAAAAAGAGCCAGAACAGGTTGTCTTTGATGAACTGGAAGGTGAGTTTGCTTGAACAAGGTCTTCATCTCCGGGACTATAAGCTCTGATATGGAGATTTATTATTCACCCAAAGGAGAGAAGATAGTGATCTTTTCTCTTTTTGTGGAAGAGGGTAGATTTTATATTGAGGTTATATATAAAGACACAGGCTCAGCTAATATTTCAGACTTAAAAAAGACAGATAAGGCTGTTTTGTCAGGGGTATTGACTAAGGCAACAAAAGGCGCCCAGGATTTTTTTAGACTGGAAGCCGATAAATTATTTGTAATGGAGGTATAGATGCCAAGAGTAACAAGGCCAGCAAGGTCACAGGATTCACAAAAGAAGCGTGTTTATATGAGAAAAAGGGTCTGCAGGTTTTGTCAGGACCCGAATCTGATAATTGATTATAAAGACCCAAAGCTTCTGAAAAATTTCATAACCGAGAGAGGCAAGATTATGCCAAGAAGGATGACAGGGACATGTGCAAACCACCAGAGGAAACTCAGGGAATCGATTAATATAGCAAGACATATTGCCTTTTTACCTTTTACAACACTTTCCAAATAACGGAGGCATTATATGAAGGTTATACTTACAGAGGATTTGAAAGGGACAGGCAAAAAAGGTGACGTCATAGATGTCCGTGATGGATATGGTAGGAACTTTCTCCTTCCTCGGGGGCTTGCCCTGCCTGCCTCAGAGGGTAATATAAAAAGGTTTGAATATATTATTAAAGATTATGAAAAGAAAAGGGAGAGAAGCTTAAAGACAGCGGCTGATAAGAAGGCAAGGCTTGAAGAGATGACATTTACCATAAAGATGAAGGCTGGTCAGGATGGAAGACTTTTTGGCTCTGTCACGCCTGCTGATATTTCAGAAACAATAAAGAAATCTACCGGGTTTGATGTGGATAAAAAGAATATAAGGATAGAAGAGCCTATAAAATCTACTGGTATGCACACCTTTGTTGTCCACCTTGAAAAGGATATTAATGCTACTGTTAAGATAGAGGTAGAAAAAGAAGAATAGTATGCCCAGGGGTAAAAAGATCCAGCAAGGCCAACAGAGTAGGCTGCCCCCTCAGAATATAGAGGCAGAGCAGTCTCTCCTTGGTGGACTTCTTGTCGATAACGAAGCAATCAATAGGGTTATCGACATGGTGAGCCATGAAGATTTTTACAGAGACAGCCATGCTAAGATATATAAGATTATTACAGACCTCTATGAGCGTAATGAGGCAATAGACCTCATTACAGTAAGCAGCTATGCCAAGGACAAGGGCATGATAGATGATATAGGAGGTATTACATACCTGAATGCCTTGGTAGATATGATGCCCACATCAGCGAATATAACCCAGTATGCAAAGATGGTAAGGGAAAAAGCCCTTGCAAGGAGCCTAATAAGTGTTGCGACCCAGATTATAGAAAAAGGATATGATGTTGATTCAGATATAGACACATATATAGATGAATCAGAAAAGATGATATTCCAGGTTGCAGAAAAGAAATTAAGGCCTGCGTTTTTTCATGTAAAAGATGTAATAATGCAGAGCATAGAGACAATCGACAGGTTATATCATAAAAAACAGAGCGTTACAGGTATACCAACAGGCTTTGTAGAACTTGATCGATTGACAAGCGGACTTCAGCCTTCTGATCTCATTGTTGTGGCAGGAAGACCAAGCATGGGAAAGACGGCATTTTGTATGAATATTGCACAAAATGTGGCTACCATGGATGAATCACCTGTCCCTGTGGGTATATTCTCTCTGGAGATGTCCAAGGAACAACTTGTTACAAGGCTTCTTAGTTCCGAGTCTGAGATAGAACATTCGAAGTTGAGAACAGGGACTTTTTCACAAAATGATTGGCCTAAACTTGTGAGAGCAACAGGTAAGCTAACAAAGGCACCTTTATTTATAGATGACTCACCATCCATGGGTGTTCTTGAACTCAGGGCAAGGGCGAGGAGAATGAAGAAGGAACATGGTCTTGGTTTGATTATAATAGACTATCTCCAGCTTATGAGGGGCAGGTCGAACGCTGAGAGAAGGGAGCAGGAGATATCTGAGATATCGAGGTTTTTAAAGGCACTGGCAAAGGAACTTAATATACCTATAATCGCCATATCACAGCTTAATAGGGCACCTGAACAACGTGAAAAGGATAATAAGAGGCCAAGGCTGGCAGATTTGAGGGAGTCTGGTGCCATTGAGCAGGACGCAGATGTAATAATGTTTATCTATAGAGATGAGGTCTATAACAAGACCCCGGATAATCCTAATAAAGGTATAGCAGAGGTGATAATAGGAAAGCAGAGAAACGGCCCTACAGATACAGTGGAACTTGCCTTTCTTGACAGATTTGCAACGTTTAGAAATCTATACAGGGAATGAATATACCTAATCTCTTTTCAATCTTTCGTCTTTTTATTACAATCTTTTTTATTATGGCTGTTAATCAAGGAAGATTCAACATAGCCCTCTGTCTTTTTATTGCCCAGGGGATAAGCGATCTCCTTGACGGTTTTCTTGCCCGTATTATGAAGGCAAAGACATATATCGGTGCTATACTTGACCCTATGGCAGATAAGGTTATGCTTGCCTCATCGTATATAGTGCTGTCTATTAAAGGATTTATCCCCCTCTGGGTTACATTGACGGTTCTTATAAGAGATTTTCTCATAGCAGCAGGTTTCCTTGTCCTATATATGCTTTCTTATAAGTCAAAGCCATCACCGAGCATCCTGAGCAAACTCACTACTCTTTGCCAGATTTTGACTATTATGTATATACTCTGGTCAGACAAACGGGAATATAAGGATTGGTTTTTTTATGCAGTAGTGATTTTTACGGTTTTGTCAGGTTTGCAATATATGACAAGAGGGATTAAGACTCTGAAGAAAAAAGAAAATATTTGACAAGTCTTAGGGTTTCAAATTACTATTAAGAATATATAAAAAAGGAGGGAGTTATGTCTTACAAGATTGGTATCAATGGTTTTGGAAGGATTGGGAGGCTTGTGTTGAGAGCAGGATTAGCCAATAAGGATATCGAGTTTGTTGCAGTAAATGATATTACAGATTCTAAAACTCTTGCACACCTTCTTAAGTATGATTCTGTCCACGGAATCATGAATGCTGATGTAAAGGCAACGGACAATTCCATTATAATCAACGGCAAAGAGATTAAGGCATATTCCATAAGAGAACCAGAATCGCTTCCCTGGAAGGATTTAGGTGTAGATGTGGTCCTTGAAAGCACAGGTAAATTTACAGACAGGGCAGGCGCTGAAAAGCACATAAAGGCAGGTGCAAAAAAGGTGGTCATCTCTGCCCCTGCAAAAGGCCCTGACGTGACATTCGTCCTTGGTGTCAATGAAGAAGTTTACGACAAGACCAAGCACCATGTAATCTCCATGGGTTCATGCACAACAAATTGTTTAGCACCTATAGCAAAGATACTTCAGAAGGAATTCGGCATAGAAAAGGGTTTAATGACCACAATCCACGCCTTTACCAATGACCAGGTAGTCCTTGATGAACCCCATAAAGACTTAAGGCGTGCAAGGGCTGCTGCCCTTTCCATGATTCCCACGACAACAGGGGCAGCGAAGGCAATGTCAGAGGTTATACCTGAACTAAAGGGTAAGCTTGATGGGCTTGCCATA harbors:
- the rpsR gene encoding 30S ribosomal protein S18, giving the protein MRKRVCRFCQDPNLIIDYKDPKLLKNFITERGKIMPRRMTGTCANHQRKLRESINIARHIAFLPFTTLSK
- the rplI gene encoding 50S ribosomal protein L9 — protein: MKVILTEDLKGTGKKGDVIDVRDGYGRNFLLPRGLALPASEGNIKRFEYIIKDYEKKRERSLKTAADKKARLEEMTFTIKMKAGQDGRLFGSVTPADISETIKKSTGFDVDKKNIRIEEPIKSTGMHTFVVHLEKDINATVKIEVEKEE
- the dnaB gene encoding replicative DNA helicase, which encodes MPRGKKIQQGQQSRLPPQNIEAEQSLLGGLLVDNEAINRVIDMVSHEDFYRDSHAKIYKIITDLYERNEAIDLITVSSYAKDKGMIDDIGGITYLNALVDMMPTSANITQYAKMVREKALARSLISVATQIIEKGYDVDSDIDTYIDESEKMIFQVAEKKLRPAFFHVKDVIMQSIETIDRLYHKKQSVTGIPTGFVELDRLTSGLQPSDLIVVAGRPSMGKTAFCMNIAQNVATMDESPVPVGIFSLEMSKEQLVTRLLSSESEIEHSKLRTGTFSQNDWPKLVRATGKLTKAPLFIDDSPSMGVLELRARARRMKKEHGLGLIIIDYLQLMRGRSNAERREQEISEISRFLKALAKELNIPIIAISQLNRAPEQREKDNKRPRLADLRESGAIEQDADVIMFIYRDEVYNKTPDNPNKGIAEVIIGKQRNGPTDTVELAFLDRFATFRNLYRE
- a CDS encoding CDP-alcohol phosphatidyltransferase family protein, producing MNIPNLFSIFRLFITIFFIMAVNQGRFNIALCLFIAQGISDLLDGFLARIMKAKTYIGAILDPMADKVMLASSYIVLSIKGFIPLWVTLTVLIRDFLIAAGFLVLYMLSYKSKPSPSILSKLTTLCQILTIMYILWSDKREYKDWFFYAVVIFTVLSGLQYMTRGIKTLKKKENI
- the gap gene encoding type I glyceraldehyde-3-phosphate dehydrogenase, which encodes MSYKIGINGFGRIGRLVLRAGLANKDIEFVAVNDITDSKTLAHLLKYDSVHGIMNADVKATDNSIIINGKEIKAYSIREPESLPWKDLGVDVVLESTGKFTDRAGAEKHIKAGAKKVVISAPAKGPDVTFVLGVNEEVYDKTKHHVISMGSCTTNCLAPIAKILQKEFGIEKGLMTTIHAFTNDQVVLDEPHKDLRRARAAALSMIPTTTGAAKAMSEVIPELKGKLDGLAIRVPTPNVSIVDFVATLSRNITKDDLIAKFREYAAGPMKNILFCSDEPLVSCDFNGNPHSSIIDIPNITVIGGNMVKVLSWYDNEWGFSNRMVELLSFIMK